A region from the Silene latifolia isolate original U9 population chromosome 7, ASM4854445v1, whole genome shotgun sequence genome encodes:
- the LOC141590780 gene encoding uncharacterized protein LOC141590780, whose protein sequence is MISNIQHKIRVLDGTKVTYASWVRLFTLHAKAYKVLSHIDGTAPPAPTAENYVDWCEIDAHVLQWIYGTLSDDLLPRVLEDESTAYEAWQRVSAIFLSNKGARAAALESEFNNLKLANLPSLDAYCQKLKDLAGQLKDVDAAVSDKRLVLQLVRGLPSSYDTVASFINQSLPSFETARSMLELELNRQSAQEESSASEALVISNPPSSDSSGWSDKSKQSQQAPRNSNYRGNNYDPNFNSNNYNHRRDNRSNNTGKPRPPSGSPSFGSQNSGSTNSVVSWPPVAGPWPYPWTPPPCPYPTYPGWSQPWQMWGAPRPMRHAGRGSTGQAHVAEAETPQLTDIGQPCTHWGYNNRPKALGTLISPSSASNIRSILVGNGNSILVRASDNNVSVEFDPFGFFVKDLEWDYDHEECDNGELYPVSSESKSSSPVQYSFLTHSSDVWHSRLGHPGSNILQLLRRQSFINCNKESNNNSLCHSCQISKHKRLPFNDSTSATFAPFDIIHADLWTSPVLSKSNYKYYLVLIDNFTQFVWVYPLTAKSEDEFRALKENHTWDLVPRPVDTNVIRCLWLFRHKFHSDGSLQRYKARLVVNGKSQQEFVMTDLGVLNHFLGIMVTRSGTSLFLSQAKYAESILRRASMSSCNPSTTPVDVGSKLDAAAGPLISDPSLYRSLAGALQYLTITRPDIAYAVQQVCLFMHAPKEPHLHFLKRLLRYVKGTLAHGLTLSQSRSLSITAYSDADWSGCPNSRRSTSGYCVFLGDNIVSWSSKRQPTVSRSSAEAEYRGVANAVAETSWLRNLLCELHVPISRATLVFCDNVSAVYLAGNPVQHQRTKHIEIDIHFVREKVQAGLVRVLHVPSAHQYADIFTKGLPRYLFTRFRSSLSVRPPPAPTVGAY, encoded by the exons ATGA TCTCGAATATTCAACACAAGATCCGTGTTCTCGACGGAACCAAGGTCACATACGCGTCATGGGTTCGCCTATTTACGCTTCACGCCAAGGCATACAAAGTTCTATCCCATATCGACGGTACCGCTCCACCCGCGCCTACTGCCGAAAACTATGTTGATTGGTGTGAAATTGATGCTCACGTCCTCCAATGGATCTACGGAACGCTGAGCGATGACCTTCTTCCCCGAGTCCTTGAAGACGAATCCACGGCATACGAGGCATGGCAACGTGTTTCCGCAATTTTTCTTAGCAACAAGGGGGCGCGCGCCGCTGCATTGGAAAGCGAGTTTAACAATCTCAAACTCGCCAATTTGCCCTCCCTTGACGCATACTGCCAGAAGTTGAAGGACCTTGCTGGCCAATTAAAAGACGTCGACGCGGCTGTAAGCGATAAGCGGCTCGTTTTGCAACTCGTTCGAGGTCTACCTTCATCCTACGACACTGTCGCATCTTTCATCAACCAATCTCTACCCTCTTTTGAAACCGCAAGGAGTATGTTAGAGTTGGAATTGAATAGGCAAAGTGCCCAAGAAGAATCCTCTGCCTCCGAGGCATTGGTTATTTCGAATCCTCCGTCTTCTGATTCGTCGGGGTGGAGTGACAAGTCCAAACAGTCTCAACAGGCGCCTCGTAACTCAAATTATCGAGGTAATAATTATGAtccaaatttcaattcaaataaTTATAACCATCGTCGTGACAATCGCAGCAACAATACTGGTAAGCCACGCCCTCCCTCTGGTTCGCCAAGTTTTGGTTCTCAAAATTCTGGTTCGACGAACTCTGTCGTGTCGTGGCCGCCTGTTGCTGGTCCGTGGCCCTACCCCTGGACTCCGCCACCATGTCCCTATCCCACCTATCCAGGGTGGTCCCAACCGTGGCAAATGTGGGGTGCACCGCGCCCAATGAGGCATGCTGGCCGTGGCTCCACGGGTCAGGCCCATGTTGCTGAAGCCGAGACTCCTCAGCTCACGGATATTGGACAGCCTTGCACGCATTGGGGTTACAACAACCGGCCGAAGGCCCTTG GTACACTGATTTCTCCTTCTAGTGCTAGCAATATTCGTTCTATTTTAGTTGGTAATGGTAATAGTATTCTAGTTCGTGCTTCGG ATAACAATGTATCCGTTGAGTTTGACCCGTTTGGTTTTTTCGTGAAGGACCTTGAGTGGGACTACGATCATGAGGAGTGTGATAATGGCGAGCTTTACCCCGTATCTTCCGAGTCCAAGTCTTCCTCTCCGGTCCAATATAGTTTTCTCACCCATTCCAGTGATGTTTGGCACAGCCGTCTTGGTCATCCCGGGTCAAACATTCTTCAGCTTCTTAGGAGGCAGTCTTTTATTAATTGCAATAAGGAGTCGAATAATAATAGTCTTTGTCATTCTTGTCAGATTAGTAAACACAAACGATTGCCATTTAATGATTCTACTTCTGCTACTTTTGCTCCGTTTGATATTATCCATGCTGATTTGTGGACAAGTCCAGTTTTGAGTAAAAGTAATTACAAATACTACCTTGTGCTTATTGATAATTTTACgcaatttgtttgggtttatcCTTTAACTGCTAAATCTGAG GACGAGTTTCGAGCACTTAAGGAAAATCATACATGGGACTTAGTCCCTCGGCCTGTGGATACTAATGTGATACGGTGCTTATGGTTGTTTCGGCATAAATTTCACAGTGATGGTTCTTTGCAACGGTACAAAGCTCGACTGGTTGTCAATGGTAAATCTCAACAG GAATTTGTTATGACTGATTTGGGGGTTCTCAATCATTTTTTGGGTATTATGGTTACACGATCTGGCACTAGTTTATTTTTATCTCAGGCGAAATATGCTGAAAGCATCCTCCGTCGTGCCTCCATGAGTTCGTGTAATCCTTCGACTACACCTGTCGATGTGGGCTCTAAACTCGACGCCGCTGCTGGTCCTTTGATTTCTGACCCGTCTCTTTATCGCAGTTTGGCTGGAGCCTTACAGTATTTGACTATTACTCGGCCTGATATTGCGTATGCTGTTCAGCAAGTGTGTTTGTTTATGCATGCTCCAAAAGAACCTCATCTCCATTTTTTGAAGCGCTTGCTCCGCTATGTGAAAGGTACACTTGCTCATGGTCTTACACTTTCCCAGTCTCGTTCTTTATCCATTACAGCGTATTCTGATGCCGATTGGAGTGGGTGTCCTAATTCCCGTCGATCGACATCTGGCTACTGTGTTTTCTTGGGAGACAATATTGTTTCATGGTCCTCTAAGCGTCAACCGACTGTCTCCCGGTCTAGTGCAGAGGCCGAGTATCGTGGGGTTGCTAACGCCGTTGCTGAGACTAGTTGGCTCCGAAATTTATTGTGTGAATTACATGTTCCTATTTCTCGTGCTACTCTGGTTTTTTGTGACAATGTTTCTGCGGTTTATTTGGCTGGCAACCCGGTTCAACATCAGCGCACTAAGCATATTGAGATTGATATCCATTTTGTGCGTGAGAAAGTTCAAGCTGGTTTGGTTCGTGTCCTTCATGTCCCTTCTGCGCATCAATATGCCGATATTTTTACAAAGGGGCTTCCCCGATATTTGTTTACTCGGTTTAGATCCAGTTTGAGCGTCCGCCCTCCTCCCGCTCCAACTGTGGGGGCGTATTAG
- the LOC141590779 gene encoding inorganic pyrophosphatase 1-like → MEGIIAIFDFDKTIIDVDSDNWVVDELRFTKLFDKLLPTMSWNTLMDTMMKEIHAQGCSIDQVSEVLTKVPIHPRVVAAIKAAHAMGCDLRVVSDANTFFIETILSHLGVRDYFLEIHTNPSYVDEEGRLRILSHHQDFVTSSHGCCNPCPPNMCKGEVIKRILLEEANKKIIYLGDGCGDYCPSLKLRDGDHVMPRKNFPAWDLIFGNPSLIKAKIHGWSEGAELEQVLLSTIQEINLARFLNVDLGDRTLARSDDLFMKLPTGVELASPLLVRGRS, encoded by the coding sequence ATGGAGGGTATTATTGCGATTTTCGACTTTGATAAGACGATCATTGACGTCGATAGTGATAATTGGGTTGTCGATGAGTTAAGGTTTACGAAGCTCTTTGATAAGCTTCTTCCTACCATGTCATGGAACACGCTTATGGATACAATGATGAAAGAAATTCATGCACAAGGATGTAGTATTGATCAAGTTTCCGAGGTTTTAACAAAGGTTCCGATTCATCCTCGTGTTGTGGCAGCCATTAAAGCCGCGCATGCTATGGGATGTGATTTAAGAGTTGTGAGCGATGCAAATACATTCTTCATCGAAACCATATTAAGTCATCTCGGCGTAAGGGATTATTTCTTAGAAATTCACACAAACCCGAGTTATGTGGATGAAGAAGGAAGATTGAGGATACTTTCTCATCATCAAGATTTCGTTACATCTTCTCATGGATGTTGTAATCCATGCCCACCAAATATGTGCAAGGGAGAAGTGATTAAAAGGATACTACTCGAAGAAGCGAACAAGAAGATTATCTATTTAGGAGACGGATGTGGAGATTATTGTCCGTCTTTAAAACTAAGGGATGGTGATCATGTTATGCCAAGAAAGAACTTCCCGGCTTGGGACTTAATCTTTGGAAACCCAAGTTTGATTAAAGCCAAGATACATGGATGGAGCGAAGGAGCTGAGCTTGAGCAAGTTCTACTATCGACAATCCAAGAGATTAACTTGGCTCGATTCCTTAATGTTGATTTAGGGGATCGAACATTGGCAAGAAGTGATGATTTATTCATGAAGCTACCTACCGGAGTAGAATTAGCCTCTCCACTTCTTGTTAGAGGCAGAAGCTGA